A part of Aegilops tauschii subsp. strangulata cultivar AL8/78 chromosome 2, Aet v6.0, whole genome shotgun sequence genomic DNA contains:
- the LOC141040629 gene encoding uncharacterized protein: MAFFLSIYYSPASLFCADRFICLQHSFGKAFVKDYAVRADGNTEIFVKYTNKASCVDYCIRRFKYWLQNDDKKIVALDVEFTWPHGLTQMAAVVQLCVGIYVLVYHISIADEHCGLLAAFLLDEEYTFVGVDINNHEKKLKRVGLVV; this comes from the exons ATGGCCTTCTTCTTGTCAATTTATTATTCTCCTGCTTCTTTATTTTGTGCGGACAGATTCATCTGCCTGCAACAT TCCTTCGGCAAGGCGTTCGTGAAAGATTATGCTGTCAGGGCAGATGGAAATACCGAAATTTTTGTGAAGTACACGAACAAGGCTAGCTGTGTTGATTACTGCATTCGCAGATTCAAATACTGGCTGCAGAACGATGACAAGAAGATAGTTGCACTGGATGTGGAGTTCACCTGGCCTCATGGTCTGACACAGATGGCTGCCGTGGTCCAGTTATGCGTTGGCATCTACGTCCTCGTGTACCACATAAGCATTGCTGATGAGCACTGCGGCCTGCTTGCCGCCTTCCTGCTCGACGAGGAGTACACCTTTGTTGGTGTGGACATCAACAATCACGAGAAAAAACTCAAGCGTGTTGGTCTGGTGGTATGA